Below is a genomic region from Hyphomicrobium nitrativorans NL23.
CGCCACTTTGCCCAAGTCGAAAGAATAGATTTGGGTAGCGCGACATAGCCTCGCTCAGCCCTATGCGCTGAACCTGCTCGCGATACGCGGCGCAGAACTCTTGCCCGGAAAACGGCAGAAAGGCGCGATGGGGCTCCGCGCCGGAGCGGCCGACGATTTTCCATGTGTGTACGAAGAAGTGGCAATCGGCTCCCTGCAGGATCGTTCGACTCCACGAAGGAAAGGCACGCCTGTAGCCACGCAACTGTCCGGATACGCACACTGCTATGCGAGGCCGGCGATGGCCAAGTTTCAGAAAGGGCATTTTTTGCCCGCTAAGTGCGCGGACAACATTGATCGCTTGCCAATGTTTCGAAGCCAGACGGCGCGCGGCGCGTTCTGCTTCCGCGCCGTTGCTCTCATGTGTGTGTAAGGCCGCCCATTGTCTTCCTCGCGCTTTGGCATTGTCCTGTAACATCGGTGTGCGGGTCTCAAACCCAAGCGCGATGGCGCGCAGCGAGAGCGAGCGAATAGCAGCGATATCATCGTCGGATCTGCCTTCACCGCTGCCGCGCGCGTCCAGAGCGTCGATGACTGCGGGGAGAAGGGGATCGAGCGAGCTGCCTTTCGTGATCCAATGGAACAGGATGATCTGCCAGGGCGCGTATCGGCGCGCGATTTCCTGAGCTGAGCTTGACTTCAAGAGTTGGTCGATATCGTCGATGTTGTCTTGAAAGTTTTCGCCATCGAATGCCCAATTGTAGGGTAGCGAAAAATGTGGACGTGTGAGATGGGGTAGGAGTTGCGCGTGCCATAGAGAGATCTGGTCTCGATAAGGCCACCCTTTCAGATGCTGGCGCAAGAGAAGAACCATAAGAAGAAAGCTGGGCGAGCGATCTCCTTCTTCCCAAAGGGAAGAGAGGGTCGATTGCAATGCCGCAGCCGACTTTGCAAGTGCACCTTCGGTTTTGGCGGAGTGGCTGCTGGCGATACGCGCATGCAGTGCCGGCGCGGCATCGGGTGTGGCATGCTGAAGAACGAGGTTCCTATAGAGCGCGATGCGTCGCGGTTCCGGCCATTCGGCCAAAAGGGACGGGTTCAAGCACGCCGCGAAAGCGGCCCGGGACGCTGCCTGAAAGGCATCGTCCTGTTGTCGCGGACCGAGGAGACTGGGCTCTAGAACAGCCAAAGCTTCCGCTGTTTCCCCTCTTTCCTCGAAATCCAGGGCAACGCGGACGGGATCATGGGGCGAGCCCGATTGGGATTCGTTGTACGTCGCGCTCATCACGTTGACCAAATTTACGATCGAGAGGGCTTATTCCGGTATCGTTACGGTAAAGTGCTGCGCACGATCAAAAACCGAGGCGCGCTTCGGCTTATCGTAGCGTTTTTTTACCGGCGCTCGGTGGTTAAAATAAATCGGTCAGCTAGCTTCGTTCCGCGATATCGATAAAAAGCGTATGCATAGAAACCTGTCAAACCGTGAAGATTGCCCTTGGCCTTTGGGTATCGATCTCAAGCCGTTCGACGCGCTTCTTTTCGATCTCGACGGGACATTAGTGAACACGATGCCTCTTCACGGGCGCGCGTACAGCATGGCTTTTGAGACGCTCGGCTACCACTTGCGGGAGGAGGATTTTCTCGCTCACGTCGGTCCGCCTGCCAGGATCGCCATTGCGGCCTTTGCGTCGGCGGCGGGGATGGGGCAAGTCGACGAGGCTATGATCCGTACGATCCATAGGGAGAAGAAGAGGTTCTTCAGTCGGATCCTTGCCGAGCAGAAACCGGAAGCTCTGACGGCGTCGAAATTGCTTGGCGATCAGGGGCGCGGAAAGCGCATGGCAGTTGTGTCCTCGGGAAATCGCGAAGGTGTCGATGCGATCCTTCGCAGAATGGAATGGACCGAGCTTTTTGATGTTGTCGTGAGCGGCGATGACACGGAACAGGGAAAGCCGGCGCCCGATCCCTATCTGCAAGCGGCCACGGCTTTACATGTGCCTGCCGCGCGCTGCCTCGTGTTCGAGGATACCGAGGCAGGAGTTCACTCAGCCACCGCGGCAGGGATGAACGTCATCGACGTGACGCGTCCTGGCGCGGTGGTGTTGGCGTCGGTCGATCGTGAGCGGCGGGCCAATGCTCAGTGAGCCCGAGAACGCCGGTGCTCGCCACCCTGCGCTACGGAAATACCGAGATACGTTTCTCCTCTCCGGTTTCTCCGGCGCTACAGTCGCGCTGGTTCTGGATCCGGCAAGACCATTCGTTCGCAAGGCCTCCAATCGCCGGGAGGGCAACGCCTCGCTCAAGGAACAGGCGTTGCGGCAGCAGGAGCTGGCTAAGCTTGTGGCCGGTTGCGCGTCGATGCCCGACGTGCTCGACATTGGCGAGTGCGACGGGCTCCTGTACTTCGATATGCCCTTTATTCCGTCCCGTGACGCCGTGAATTTTCTTTCCCATGGGACGTTCGATGGCATCATCGAATTCGCCGAACGTCTTGAGAGGCTGTTGGAGCGGCTTGCGAGCTCGCCTCCAGTCGGAGATCATCCGCTTCCGCCTTCGAAAGGCCTCGTCGTCGATAAACTGGCGCAGATTCGCGAAAGGACATCCGCGCAATTCGCGGCTGCGCTCGCTCCTTTGCAGTCGGCCGTTGAGTTGATGGACGATCTGGTGCCGGGCGGACACCCCACTGCCGCGCACGGCGATCTGACGTTCGAAAACATCCTGGTCGATCGAACCGGCGGCCTGTGGCTGATCGATACGATCCCCTCGCCGTTCGATCACTACTGGATCGACTGGTCCAAGATTTTCCAGGAATGCGAGGGGCTGTGGCACGCTCATCGTGGCCGTCCTCTCGCGCGCGGAGTGACGTGGTGGCTCCGTCAACGCATGCTCGGCGTCGCTACGCGTCTCGCGCCCGAGTATGTGTCCCGCCATTACATACTTCTCGGGTTGACGTTCGCTCGAATACTCCCTTATGCGAAGACCGATGCGGATCGTGCCTTTGTCGCAAAACGCGTAGCGGAATGCGGTCAGGCAGCGCTGGAACCGATGCAAGCGAGGTGAAGTCATGCGTATCATCGTTCCGTGTGCGGGCCGAT
It encodes:
- a CDS encoding HAD family hydrolase, which gives rise to MGIDLKPFDALLFDLDGTLVNTMPLHGRAYSMAFETLGYHLREEDFLAHVGPPARIAIAAFASAAGMGQVDEAMIRTIHREKKRFFSRILAEQKPEALTASKLLGDQGRGKRMAVVSSGNREGVDAILRRMEWTELFDVVVSGDDTEQGKPAPDPYLQAATALHVPAARCLVFEDTEAGVHSATAAGMNVIDVTRPGAVVLASVDRERRANAQ
- a CDS encoding phosphotransferase, producing the protein MLSEPENAGARHPALRKYRDTFLLSGFSGATVALVLDPARPFVRKASNRREGNASLKEQALRQQELAKLVAGCASMPDVLDIGECDGLLYFDMPFIPSRDAVNFLSHGTFDGIIEFAERLERLLERLASSPPVGDHPLPPSKGLVVDKLAQIRERTSAQFAAALAPLQSAVELMDDLVPGGHPTAAHGDLTFENILVDRTGGLWLIDTIPSPFDHYWIDWSKIFQECEGLWHAHRGRPLARGVTWWLRQRMLGVATRLAPEYVSRHYILLGLTFARILPYAKTDADRAFVAKRVAECGQAALEPMQAR